Below is a genomic region from Neovison vison isolate M4711 chromosome 9, ASM_NN_V1, whole genome shotgun sequence.
TACCATTCAGTGATGAGTCGCCAACTCTGTGCCTGCCTACTGGCCTTGAGTTGGGTGGTGTCCATAGTGCACACCATGCTGCATGTGGGACTTCTCTTGCCTCTTTACTGGGATGGGGATGCTGAGGGCAACGTTAAACTTCCCCACTTCTTTTGTGACCATCGACCACTTCTGCGAGCCTCTTGCTCTGACATACATTCCAATGAGCTGGCCATATTCTTGGAGGGTGGCTTCCTCATGCTAGGTCCCTGTGCCCTCATTGTACTCTCCTATGCTCGCATTGGGGCCACCATCCTACGTTTGCCTTCAGCTGCTGGTCGCTACCGGGCAGTCTCCACCTGTGGATCCCACCTCACCATGGTTGGCTTCCTCTATGGCACCATCATCTGGGTCTACTTTCAGCCTCCTTCCCAGAACTCTCAGGAACAGGACATGGTGGCTGCTGTGATGTACACTGCCATTACCCCTTTGGCCAACCCTTTTGTTTATAGCCTCCGCAACAAGGATGTCAAGAGTGCCCTTCACAGGCTGCTTGGACTGGGGAGGGCGGACTCCTGATGAGCCTGCTGAAGAGCCATTTTGGGTGGTGAAGGAAAGAAGTGGGAGGGTTCAAGCATGGCTGATTTTGGAAAGATGAGGGAAGGATGGCCTGGCTAACTTACGGAACTCCAGATTCGACTCCTGTTGTTGTGGTGCCTGACAGAGCGGTGAACACATGCCACATGTGCTCAGGGCTCCCATGTCATCCTGTCTCAGGAACCCCTTCCCCAGACCGTTTATCTTCAGTTATCAAAATGGATACAAATGAGTCACTAGGCCTGGGATGTTGAATCCCACAGTTTTGAAGAAGTGTGAGAATATTACTGTGAAATATGAACTGAAACAGAGACAGTGAAGTTAATTATGGTCACGTCTAACTTGGTGTGCTTCCTCATGGGAAGTGTGATGGTTTGTGTCAGAAAGTTAGGGGAAGGGATCAGGTTAGGTAAAATGGGATGGTAGTTTTATACCTGTTCCATTCAGTGAGCAAATATTGGCCCAAAAGTGAGTGTGAAAGGGGCCATGATTCTGTTATTCTGTAtcttagcctcagtttccatgGACTTGTCATAGTGTGAGCATCTTATTCTGATGTGTGTAaattctatttcatatattttaaattaattttctttacattttcaagtaagatatacaaagaaaatgCAAAGCCAAAACTCCTCTGCATAAAACAAGGAACAGTGAACTATTTCAACAATGAAGAAGACAAATTGGCTGTGCTTAGATTGTTGGGAGCTGGACATTGACTTCTATTTTGCCAGCTCTTATGAGGTTTGcagtgataaataaaaatattcgtTGAGctcttttttattgaagtgtagttggcacacaatattacattagtttcaggggtacaacatagtgatttgataactGTATGTTTTGCTATGCTCAtccaagtgtagctaccatctctcACCATACAACTCCATGACAATaccattaacatttctttttactaagatataattgaaatataacaTTGCAAGTTTAACAGTATGTTGATCTGATACATTTATGTGTTGCAATATTACAGTAGTCCCCCTTACCCTCGGGGGTTATGTTCCAAACCCCCCAGTGGCTGCATGAAACAGTAGATAGTACTAAGccctatatatactatgttttttcctatacatacataactgtgataaagtttaatttataaattaggcagaTTAAGAggttaataacaataataataaaacagggAATATTATAACAATATtctgtaataaaaattatgtgaatgtagtctgtctctctgaaaatatcttattgtatGGTACTCACCCTTCTTTGTGTGATTATGTGAGATGATGAAATACTtacgtgatgagatgaagtgaggtcaGTGATGTAGGCATTGTGATACAGGATTACACTGCTATTGACCTTCTGATGATGCATCAGGAGGAAGACCATCTGCTTCTGCACTGCAGTTGACCACAGGTAGCTGAAATTGcagaaaaagaaaccacagaTAAAATGGGGACTGCTGTACCGCCAAAGTGTGAGATAACACTTCTACCATGTCAtgtaattttcctcttttttttgtggtgggaaaaatgaaaatctggtctcttagcaactttgaagctTTTAGTACATTATTGTTGCTTATTATCATTACACTGTGTAttattagatctccagaacttatttgtCTACTAGGTGCAGGTTGGTACCCTTAAATAACATCTCCCCAACTCCCCTATTCCTCAGTCTCTGGACTACCATTAtactctgtttttatgagttcaTCTGTTTTAAGTTCcccatataagtgaaattgtcattgtctttgtctgacttatctcacttagcataacaacctcaagatccatccatgtagtcacaaatggcaggatttccttctttttcatggctgaataatattcaattatatatattatgttttattttgtggggtttttttggaatttatttttattttttataaacatataatgtatttttatccctaggggtacaggtctgtgaatcaccaggtttacacacttcacagcattcaccatagcacataccctccccaatgtccataaccctacccctctctccctctcccccctccccccccagaaaccctcagtttgttttgtgagattaagagtcacttatggtttgtctccctcccaatcccatcttgtttcgttcattcttctcctacccccttaacccccatgttgcatctcaacttcctcatatcagggagatcatatgatagttgtctttctctgattgacttatttcgttaagcatgataccctctagttccatccacgtcttcacaaatggcaagatttcatttcttttgatggctgcatagtattccattgtatatatatatacacttcttctttatccattcatctgttgatggacatctacgttctttccatagtttggctattgtagacattgctgctataaacattcaggtgcacgtgcccctttggatcactacatttgtatctttagggtaaatatccagtagtgcaattgctggattatagggtagttctattttcaacattttgaggaacctccatgctgttttccagagtggttgcaccaacttgcattcccaccaacagtgtaggagggttcccctttctccacatcctcgccagcatctgtcatttcctgacttattaattttagccattctgactggtgtgaggtggtatctcattgtggttttgatttgtatttccctgatgctgagtgatgtggagcactttttcatgtgtctgttggccatctggatgtcttctttgcagaaatgtctgttcatgtcctctgccatttctatttttttttaatattcaaaattatatttaatcattaatatatattttccccctttgggttttttttcatttatttattttcagcataacagtattattattttttcaccacacccagtgctccaggcaatccgtgccctctataatacccaccacctggtaccccgacctcccacccaccccccccg
It encodes:
- the LOC122916844 gene encoding olfactory receptor 1B1 translates to MGCSPNASHSSVFLLLGFSRARISPGLLFFLFLVIYLVTIIGNMTLVLLISRDSRLHSPMYYLLRGLSIIDMGLSTVTLPQLLAHLVSNYPAISAARCLAQFFFFYAFGVTDTLVISVMALDRYVAICNPLHYHSVMSRQLCACLLALSWVVSIVHTMLHVGLLLPLYWDGDAEGNVKLPHFFCDHRPLLRASCSDIHSNELAIFLEGGFLMLGPCALIVLSYARIGATILRLPSAAGRYRAVSTCGSHLTMVGFLYGTIIWVYFQPPSQNSQEQDMVAAVMYTAITPLANPFVYSLRNKDVKSALHRLLGLGRADS